The genomic region ACCCGTATCAGCAGGCTTTATTTTTCCACATATGGTTAATTTAGGCTGAGCTACATTTTAGTATGCAAATTAGACCTGTTTCCTTTCATGGTCCTGCACTGTCTATGTTTTGCAAGGCTATGTTTTGCAAGTTTTGGATTCATTAATCTGCAACATATACTAGTAGCCTCAATAAGGCTGctagatttaacaaataaaaatacaggacacccagttaaacttgaatttcaaataaacaatgaatgatttttttttttagtatatgtccCAAATTGCATGAGATTAGCACTTCTAAGAAgtactaaaattcaaatttaattgggtgtcctgtattttatctggcaaatTTAAATTCCAAGGATTTTTTAGCAATTAGAAAACAGGCCAAAATTGAAATTTGTAGAGCAATCTTCATTTTGCTAAATGATAATATTGATTACTGCTAAAAATCCAAAGTTTGGGTTAACATTGAGAACTATACATTTTCAGGGATTTAAAAGGTTACACTAAATATAGCTTATTTGggtctaaaaaaatattttagctcATTTATCTTGGTTATTCAGATGAAGAGTTACATGCACAAGGTCTCTTAAAATAATGCATTGTTTTCTTAGTCAAGTCAATTTAATGGTCATTTAGTTTGTGTTGCTATATATGATAAGATGAAGGAGCCCTAATGGAGTATTGATTAcctttatattttccctttacatttaaaatgttctcGAGCGCAGTTGTACATACGAGAGAAGAGATTAAAATCCTGTGTTTTGATCTACTCTCCACCCTCCACCATGCCAAATTGCATCTGAGAATCTAGATCCTTAGCCTTTCTAGACTATCAGGCAAGAGACTGATGATTAAGTTTACCTCACTCTTACAGGCTACTCTTATTTTGAAGTAGGTTCCCTAATTTAGAGTTACTGAGAAACACTTTGCTACATAGTATTTCCACAGAATAATTCTGCCTGCTGATACTTTCTTTGGGAACACATATCTTCCCATCCTTCCTTAAAGGACAAACCTCCTAAAATGCAGCCCTGATTTTTGGACACACTATCTCATTTTGCAGCCATGTTCACAGATGACTGCTTTCTTCTGATCCTAGAAATGATCCCTGACCCAAGCACATCATTTTCTTCTCCACAGTGCCCTGGTAAATAAAGGGCCTCAGTAACTATGATAATAcctttacaaatacatttttgtacATCTTTGTTTTTTGTCGCTTTTGCAGGTAAGTATAGATTTTCTGCATACTTGTGTTGTATAGCGTGTAAGTTATAGTGCAGCTACTACGGAAACAggatgaaagttcctcaaaagattaaaaatacagctaccacatgatccagcatcCCCAAATCTGGGTATTTctctaaaagaattgaaatcaggatctcaaagtgATATTAGcacccatgtttattgcagtgttatgCACAACAGCTAAATGTAGAAACACTCTAATTGCCCATGGacatatgaatgaataaaaagaatgtgTTACATACAGACAATGGAACATCATTCAGtcttaaagagaagaaaattttgcAATATACAAAAACCTAGGTGGACTTGGAGGACAGTATGCTGAGTTAAATGAGCTagttacaaaaggacaaatattgcccTATTCCACTTATATAGTTATCTAGAATAGTCAGGTAATAAAAGCAAAGAGTAAAATAGTAGTTGCCAGGGCTTGAGGGGAGATAAGAATGCAGAGTTGCTATTCAATGAGTATCAAGTTTCAGTTACTCAAGATGAATACATTCTAGAGATACGCTCTACGAtattgtgcctatagttaacaacactatattgtacacttaaaaatttgttaaaagcaTAGATCtcatactctggtttctcttcagatcgcataaatctttcgccttttaaaAGCATAGCTCTCATATTGAATGCcctactacaataaaaaaaaatagaaaagaaaacagaaaaaaaaattgcaagagaGCATTTTGTCACCAGCTTACTACTTTGAACCCTTACTACCTTGAACTATTTTGAACTTTGGTGGTCAGTGGAGGTACTTCAAACACTGAAGATACAGAAAACTAAACATGGAAGGAAGGACTTCACACTAACGGAGGGAAACTTTCCCAGAAGTACTAATCttacaaaacatttatttcatctaAACTTGCAGAAGAATGTAAAGTTCATTCCAGCGTAGGATTaacaggtattttgtagaatatacTAATATATTCCATCAAAAGAATATCAATTCTCCTGTCTTGTACAACAAATAGCAATTTAAATGCTAAGATATTAGAAATATAGTTGATGAAGTTTATGTACTTAAGACTGTAAATATTGGGACTTTCCAGAGTGAATTTTACATCATCATATGCAGAAAAGTGGATAATCTTCAGGTAATTAATATTTTGgttataacaaaacaaaataagtagaTTGAAATAGACCAGAATTTGACATAGCACATGGTAGGACCTGAAATGCACAGCCATATCAGAACAGACATGAACTTAGATATTCCAGATCAAGTATTTCAATACTACTCTAGTGAGGAAGGATTTGATGTTCACAGTAGAACAACAATTTAGTAGtgactcttattttttattatttttttgtaatttactCTGTATGTGTTATGGCATACATTGCTTTTTTAGTGATAGCATGTAGTTATTCCAAAATGTACGTTAATTTCTTCCCAATTAATTGCTTTTCTAAAGTCCTAAGTAAAAAGAACCCCTGCAGGTCTTATTAAGAAAGGAGCCTGAGTAAAGCAGTCTGATCGAAATTAATTGTCCCATCCCTTTATCCAGATTGTAAAGAGCACTTAGGAATGTCCGTAGAGAGAGATACTTGAAAGGGATCTATTCCCATCCTATTGCTGCCTGAACAGCAAGTTgtttgtaaggaaatttaatttcaaggaaaatgaataaagaggTGCCAGAATAAAATCAACCAGGAAATATTATCTAGGAGACCACCTAAAGCATCACTCATCTGGGAGGAGACAGATACGTAACTGGGACACTGAACCAGAGATGGGACAGGGGAGATCTGAGTTCCTAGTTAATAAGCCAAATGAGAGTGACCCAACAGAGCCATGAAGGGAGCAAAATTAAGGGTCAGCTATGAAAAAATGtatgataggaaaaaaatgaaaaaacagtgCGGTTCAGTGCTCTTTATCATGGGCCTAAGTAAAAACTCAAAGGAACTTAACTCGGCAGTACATGCCTAACATCTGCAGTAAGAAGGCAAAAAGGGAAGTGTGAGCTCTCAAACTCTTGGAGGAAAGGGCGTGTGAAGATGAGAATCTGGAGTGTACACAGACAAAAGGGATATATACATTCAAGTGCTAATAGGTCTCGAACACTTAAAGATGTTACCCGAAATAAGCAGGATAACTGGAAAAAAtgagaatgtattttttattagcaAAGTCCATTTATAAAGCTAAGATTTTTACATCATGCAGACTGTTCTCCCATATCTCAGCATCCTGATATATGTCTGCCTCAGCTTgttatttctaataattaaaataagtgaatgaCCAGAAGGATAGAGAATTGCTATAATTTCTCCTAACATCACAGCTAACTTGCTTTCTTTCATAGGGTAGCTAAAAGTCGCCAAAAGAGAAGCCCCATAGTAcacaaaaaggaggaagagaaatgaagtcATAGTTTTCATGGCTCTCACATGGGCCTCTGTGCTGGGGTCTCCACAGCCTGTAACACTGAGTTTCATTTGCTTGATATGTCTCCACAGGGacataattaaaaggaaaaatgagatcaATGATACAGTACATGGGACAATTGCCAACAGGTTAAAGAGAGTCAAAGGGTTGAAGTATTGACTTTTACTCACATGGAACATTTCAGTGCagtttcttttatgatttataattttatgaaactcATAATCATAATTTGGTGTTGTTGCTAGTATAAGGCTGATCAAAAGAGGAAATGGCCAAACAACCCAGCAGAATCCAGTGAATCACTCTGTCAATTCTTCTCTTTAGCCAGAGAAAAAGTGGATGGGAGAAATTGGCTATCTTGAACATTGAGGCAGGTGGCAAACCACGTACTTAAGTAGTTGGTGGGTGTCCAGAAGATACTAATGACTGCCTGTAGTttatcattttcataaaaatctGGGTAGCATACCATTATGATGCCATTTAGTATCAGTACACAGAGCAAACAAATTCTGGAGATGGCTAGACTGGTGAGGATATAGTCAATTGAGgagatctttttcttcttaatccaGTCAATCCAGTTTACTAGTCCGATGTATACATTCCCCTACATTCCTATTATGAATTCTCCAGTTACAATGATCACAAAGATGTTGTCTTCCGTACTGAGCATGTTGGTAGGGAGAAGACCCTGATCTCTAATATCACTACAGATGGGCTAATTTACAGACGCTCAGTTGGAGCATGGTAAATAAGTTCTTCAAATCATGGAATAATATTTTCATCTCATCCACTATTTTGACTTTAATATAATTCCAGAAGTACCCAGCTCTCTTTTGAAATAGAATTGCTTCTCCATTCACGAGGACAACCAACTAGTTGCTCCAAACAGTTTGACTAGCTTTGAGCTAGGGCAAATTATAATCATCACCCTTTAGTGAGTGATAAGGGAAATGTTTGCTTGAAACTGCTCTTATACAAATTAAAAGAGATTATATTTCATGAATTTGCAACAGGCTTCTGTGTATTTTGACCCCGTCAAATTGAATTTTGAATACAGAGCcagagaaagcaaatgaaaacatgtatTCCATAAAAATCACAATGCGTAAATGAAAGTCCATTTTCTTCaccataaattataaattaatcaaAAGTTTCCTAgtggaaatgaattttaattttggaaatgatCAGTACAATCAGTTGTAGAAAATTAACTTTCAGTCAGAGGAtagtaattttgttttcatataaatggttAATTAGAGAAGGGTATGATACAAATCTAATTATAAATGACATAGTGTTATTAGGCAGGCACATGGCaatatttactaaaaattttttctctatggagtttttttttaatagaagtgaAAGATGCTAGATAAAGATTTGCtatgtttggttttatttaataTGGGAAATGCTGTCCATGACAACTCACTTCCTGAAATGTTGTCTCTTGgataatgaatattttcatataaaattaagaaaacacacTTTATACTATTTACAATCAACTCCTTTTATAAGATTTATAATCTCACATTCTACATTGTAGTCATTTCTCTAGATGGGGCAATcacctttaagaaaatatttactgaattataTTTCCAGGGAATAGGACTAAGTCTACTGTTAAAttgatttattctttctttggaaacctaGCCCACAAATCTAGGTAATACAAATCACATAAACTAGGTAATACAAATCACATAAACTAGGgttcttctaattttatttaagtacTTCCATAATGTAAGAAACATATCTagtatttttcctatttcttatgTGTGCATAGTGTGTAGTAGGAAAGCATGAAGTTAATAA from Halichoerus grypus chromosome 6, mHalGry1.hap1.1, whole genome shotgun sequence harbors:
- the TAS2R8 gene encoding LOW QUALITY PROTEIN: taste receptor type 2 member 8 (The sequence of the model RefSeq protein was modified relative to this genomic sequence to represent the inferred CDS: inserted 2 bases in 1 codon; deleted 1 base in 1 codon; substituted 1 base at 1 genomic stop codon) yields the protein MLSTEDNIFVIIVTGEFIIGMXGNVYIGLVNWIDWIKKKKISSIDYILTSLAISRICLLCVLILNGIIMVCYPDFYENDKLQAVISIFWTPTNYLSTWFATCLNVXKIANFSHPLFLWLKRRIDRVIHWILLGCLAISLLISLILATTPNYDYEFHKIINHKRNCTEMFHVSKSQYFNPLTLFNLLAIVPCTVSLISFFLLIMSLWRHIKQMKLSVTGCGDPSTEAHVRAMKTMTSFLFLLFVYYGASLLATFSYPMKESKLAVMLGEIIAILYPSGHSLILIIRNNKLRQTYIRMLRYGRTVCMM